ATATTCCATTTATAAGTTTGAGTATTAATTTGGATATATATAGGTTTGTAACATGAATAATAGATTTTAGATGGAACTTAGAAATTCAAATGAATTTTTACATCTATGAAATTAATCTAATAATTATGGGTAAAATTTAAGATAAATAATAATAAAGAAAAGAAAGAGGGATTTTTGTAGTGGGGGTTAACCTTGATAAGTACCAGATGAGTGCAGTAAAGGCAGAGGAAAGAAATGCATTGATAGTAGCAGCACCAGGCTCTGGAAAAACAACAGTTATTATAAATAAAGTTGACCATTTGGTTGAAAATAAAAAAGTTCCTAATGGAAATATAATAGTAATTACTTTTACAAAAGCGGCAGCACAAAATATGAAAAATAGGTATGAAGCTGCTTTTAATAAAAATAGATCTCCTTTCTTTGGAACGTTTCATGGCCTTTTTTATAAAATTCTTTTAAGAAGTGGAAAAAATATTGAAATAATAGATGGATCAATTGTTCACAAAATAGTTAGCAACGTTTTAATGAAATATTTTGATGAAATTAATGAAGATAAAGTAAAGGAAGCTGTAAATAATATTTCTTTATTTAAAACTTCAAGAGTGCCTTTGAGTGAATTTAAATCTTCTCTTGCAAAAGAAATTTTTATTGAAGCTTTAGAAAAATATGAAGACTATAAGAAAGAAAATAACAAACGAGACTTTGATGATTTAGCAATTGAAGTTTTGGAGATGCTTCAAAGAGATGAAAATATGCTTGAAAGTTATAGAAAATTATTTAGGTATGTATTAGTTGATGAATTTCAAGATTGTGATGAAATGCAGGTTGATTTCTTAAAGCTAATAAATGATGGAAAAGAAAATTCACTTTTTGCAGTTGGAGATGAGGATCAATGCATTTATTCATTTAGAGGCTCAAAGCCAGAATATATGGTTAGCTTCGATAAAATATTTAAAAATGGTAAGAAATATTACTTATCAGTTAATTATAGAAGTAAAATGAATATAGTTGATAAATCAAAAGAAATAATAAGATTTAATAAGGAAAGAAATAATAAAGAAATACATTGGAATAGAGAAGCTGAAGGCATTATTAAATGGTTTAATCCATATAATGAAAAAATGCAAGGAGAAAGTCTGGCTGATATTATTGAAAAGAATAGAAGTTTGGGTACTCCTTATGAAGATAATGCAATATTATATAGAACTAATATAGAATCTATGACGATTATAGAGGTATTAGCAAAAAGAAAAATTCCATTTACTTTGCTAGATAGGGAATACAATTTCTTTGAAAATTTTATATGCAAAGATTTAATTGCATATTTAAAATTATCCATTAATCAATTTGATTTAGAAAGTTTTATACAAATAATAAATAAGCCTTTTAGATATATAAGTAAAGGAAATATTGCATATATAAAAAATTATGCTAAGGAAGAAAATCCTTTTGATATATTGATTAGTAAAGAAGATATTCCTCCATTTCAAAAGAAAAAGTTTGATGATTTAAGAAAAGAAATAAATTATTTAAATAAAATATCATTATCAGCAGCAATTTCCTGTATAATTACAGACCTAGGATATATGGAGCATTTAAAAGGATATGCTAAAAAGCTTAATCAAAGTATAGAGGATTTGGAAGATATAATAGAGGAATTTAAGGTGGCTGCAGAAGGCAGCAAAACTATATTTGAATTTTTGTCACATATTGAAGAAGTCAAGCAGTCAATAGAAGAAAGCAAGAAGAAAACTAAAAGAGAAGGGGTTATATTGAGTACAATCCACGGGGTCAAGGGAATGGAGTTTAAAAACGTCTATGTTATTAACTGTGTTGAAGAAACAATACCTCATGCTAATAGTATAAAAGATAATATTGAAGAGGAAAGAAGACTTTTCTACGTTGGAGTAACAAGAGCTATAGATAATCTTTATTTATTTTCACCAAGAAATAGAAAAGGACAGTTTAAAGAGGTTTCACGATTTATAATTGAAGGAAAGTTAAATGATTTGCCAGTTGATACCTTTGGATATGAAGTTGGAAACAAGGTTGCGCATAGAACCTATGGAGTGGCTGAAATAGCAGAACTTGATGAAAAGGACAACGATAAGATTAAACTGAAGTTTGGTGATGGGACATTTAGGAGTTTTTCTTTGAAGGTGTTGGTGGATAATAATTTGATTGAGAGGGCTGAGTGATAGATAAAGGATAAAACTCACTTTGTCTTAGATATATTTCTTAAATGAAAGTGTGCTAATTAAATTACTAAAAATTTAAAAGGGAAATTTATATGAAGAAAATTCAATTGCCTAAACCAACAAGTCAATGTGAAGAGGAACCATATGTCCAAATGAATAATAGTATGGTAATAATTAGATATTCGTATGAAGATGAGCGATTAAGCAGTGTGATTTCAATAAAATTTAAAATAATCTATAGTTTTACCTATACTGAATGCGAGTATATGGATACTAGTGATTATACTTTTGGATTAGTTGAAATTGATAATTCAAGAATCAAAAGTGATTTGTTGACAGTTTGGGATTTGAAAAATAGACCTATTGATGAAGCTTTTGGTGGAGAAGTAGAGAAGATAAAACATTATAGATTATATTTTGATGATTATGGTATGTATGACATCATATGCAAAAATATTCAAATTGGAGAAGAAGTCAAATAAAGATTATTTGATAAATGCTAATTTTACATATTTAATTGAAATATGCACTGATGTATAATTATGGTATATAAATTTTAGGGGGAAAATAGATGAAAAAACCAAAATTAAAAAATGTAATTATAAGTTCATTAATAGTAACTTCAGTGTTTGCTTTAAATCCAATAGGCGTTTCAGCAGAATGGAAATCTGATAGTAATGGCTGGTGGAATACAGAAGGAAATTCTTGGTCTGTTGGCTGGAGAAATATAAATGGTAAGTTGTATTATTTTAATGCTAATGGATATATGGCCCATGATACTACAATAGATGGACATTATTTAGATTCTAATGGAGCTAGTACAACATCAAATACTCAAAATCAAACAGAGTACTCTGAGCCAGCAACAGGAGATATGACAGGGTGGCAGAAACTCAGGGGGCATAAATATGAAAGTGTAGCAGAAATTTATTTTAAACTGGAAAATGGAATTCAAAGTGTTCAAGTAAAGGATATAAGAAATGTTGATGAAAATAAAGTTGTTGAATGGGTAGACGATAATGGCGTAAAGAGACATAACACTGTTGGAGAAATATATCAATTGTTTAAGTATTCTAATACATATACAACAGATTGGTTTAGCAATAAATTTGGAAATTTATATGGCGAGTGGCTGTTAACGGGTTCATTGGATGCAGATAACGTGGTAGCAGATTATTTACAAAAGACAGGACAAATTAAAAATAGATCTTATGTAACACTTACTCCAACTACAGTAATTGAAACTGAAGAGAGGAAAGAAAAAAATATTAGTACTGAAGAAATAATAAATAATATTGAAAAATATATGGATAAGGAATATAAAAAAGAAAAAAATAAAACTGCTGATGACAACAATTCCAGTGATGAATGAGTAATTAATGTAGTTAAAAATTAATTTTCTATGAAAGTTGTATAAGCTATTCAGTAAAGATTACTTAATATAATTCGAAAAATACAATATAAACATATTAAGTAAGAAGGTGGAAGGGTGAATATAAGAAGTGGTAGTACTGTAAGTGTATATAAAAAAATGCATGAATACATTATTGAAGAAAAGAAAAAAAACGCTCAATTAAATACTACTCTTAATTCAAAAGATAAAAACAAAAAGAACTCTAATAATGATAGTTTTATCAAAAATATTATTGATCAGAAAGCTCAAATGAATGATATATTAGATAAGGTAAATCAAGAGAACTTTAAGAGAAGAGTACAATTAGAAGATGAAAAAAATGAAGCTATAAAAAATGTAAAAGATGTATGTAAAGCTAATAAAGCATTATTTTCAAAGGATAAAGGATATTCAAAAGAACTAGATGCTATATTATCTGGTAATGTAGATGAAGTCATAGATTCAATGGATTTCGCTGATGTTTCTAAACATATTGGGAATTTAGAATATGGTGTTGCAAAAGGCACAAGTGAAGAGATAATAAAAAAATATCAAGAGGCTTTAAAGAAATATTATGAAGAAGGTGCAGATAAAAAAGAAACTTTTGCTCAATATATGGGAGATAGTAAAGGCTTAAATATTGATGAAGTTATGTCAAGTAAGTCAACAAGTGATCAGGTTAAAGGTCATTTAGCTGCATTGGAATGCTTAAAAGCTTCGTATAAAGGGTTATATGATACTATAGATAGAATAAAGGCATTTAAAGAAGAAAGTGCTAGGAGAGTCAAAGAATTAAAAGAAAATATGGAAAAAAATATTCAAGCTCTTGGGAAATTTGAGAAGATATAGAGTAAAGTATGCTATATTAGTGAAAATATAAGAGTCTTGAAGCTTTTAAAGGCAAGATTATTTTAGTATAACCTTGCCTTTTTTTATTGAAATTATTGTTGAATTTATTATAAAGATATTCATTTCTTCTCTACATCACCTATCTCTAAGTACTATCGCTTGTACATAATTATAATTTATGACTGATAATTCTAATCTATATTACGTTAAAACTGTTTAAATAGTATATAAAATCATTAAGTAATTATTAGATAATTACTTAATGGATTTGTTTATTGCTTTTTTAAGATATATAGAACTAATAAAACATTGTATGAATATGCCTAATAATATATAATTTATAGTGTATTTATCAATAATTAAGAAATATAAATAAGATAAATAAAGGTTGTGTTTATATGGAATTAAAAAGGTTTAATCAAAAAGATATAATTTTTGCCCTAGATATAGGTACGAGATCTATTATAGGAACAGTTGGAATAATTAAAGATAAAAAATTTCAAGTAGTATGTGAGAAATACTTGGAACATGAAGAAAGAGCCATGGTAGATGGACAAATTCACGATATAACTTTAGTAGCATCTGTTGTTCAAAAAGTTAAAAGTTATTTAGAAGAAGAACTTCAAATACAATTAAATGAAGTATCAATTGCTGCGGCAGGAAGATTCCTTAGGACAATTGATGTTAAGACTGAACTTGAGCTTAATGAAGATGAAGAAGTCAATAAAGAAATTGTAAGAGGCCTTGAATTAAGTGCGGTTAAGAAAGCAGAAGAAGAAATTTCTGCTGTAACTGAAGGAAAACTATATTGTGTTGGATATTCAGTAAAAAACTATTATTTAAATGGATTTTTAATATCTAATCTAATTGGTCATAAGGGAGAAAATATTGGAGCTGAAGCAATAGCTACATTTTTACCAAGATCTGTAATAGATTCTCTTTATGCGGTTATGAATAGAGTTAATTTGAAGGTTGTAAATTTAACTTTGGAACCAATTGCTGCAATGGAAGCAGCTATACCAAAGAATTTAAGACTTTTAAATATTGCTTTAGTAGATATTGGAGCAGGTACTTCCGATATAGCAATAAGTTCAAAAGAAAGTATTTCAGCTTATGGAATGGTGCCAATGGCAGGAGATGAAGTTACAGAAACAATTGTGCAGGAATATCTAGTTGATTTTAATACTGCAGAAAATATTAAAAGATCTATAGTAAATGAAAAAGAAGTTACATACATTGATGTTTTAGGAATGGAAAATACAGTTTTATCAGAAAATGTGTTTAAGCTTATTAATTCTATTGTTACTAAAACAGCAGATGAAATATCTAAGAAAACTTTAGAATTAAATGGGGGGAAAGCTCCTAGTGCAGTATTTTTAGTTGGTGGTGGAGCACACACACCAGGCATTTTAGAAGCAATATCTGAAAAATTAAATTTACCACCTCAAAGAATTGCTATTAAGGATAGACAAGCAGTAATTGAATGTATTTCTGATAATAAACTAGGATCAGCTGGAGTAACTGTATTAGGAATTGCTTTAACGGCATTAAGGAGTATGGGAAATGACTTTATTGACGTTATTTTAAATAATGATGTAATTAGTTTGTTTAATTCCCATAAGCATACAATCATGGATGTTTTACTTCAAGCAGGAATAAATCCTTCATTATTAATAAGTAAAAATGGTAAAAGTGCTAGATTCAATTATAATGGCTGCAAGAGAATTGTCTTTGGTGAATATGGTACCAATGCTAAAATTACAATTAATGGAGAAGAGGCAACTTTAGAAACAGAAGTTAAAGCTAATGACAATATAAACTTAGAATATGCTCAAAATGGTAGAGATGCGGCACCTAAATTATCTGAACATATTAGAAATATTAATTCAATAGCTATTAATTTAGGAGATGAAATAATAAACATTGATCCTATAATTCTTGTTAACGAAAAGCCAGAAACTATAAATTATATAATAAAAAACAATGATGATATAAGAGTGTTTTTGCCAACTAAGGTAAGCGAATTTAAAAAATATGTTTTAAAAGAAAAAGTGAATTTAATAAAAGATGATATGCCTTTAGAGGATGATTATGAATTAATCGAAGGTGATTATATTATTAAAGAAGTTGTAGAAGTTGATGAAATTGAAACTGTTCAAGAAAACATAGTAAATGATGATAAAGAGTTTGACGGCTTTGAGGAGGAGGCAACTATTGAACTTGATAAAGAAGTAATAGATAGTTCATCTAAAAAAGAACCTGCAATAATTAATGATGGATTTCATAGTATAACAGTAACTATCAATGGAGAAAATAAAATATTAATGGGAAAATCAGAATATGTTATTGTTGATATTTTTGACTATATAGATTTTAATTTGACTATAGCTCAAGGGATAATTAATTTAACTTTGAATGGGGAGAAAGCTGCATATACCGCTAAGTTAAAAGAAGGCGATGTTGTAGAAGTATTTTGGAGTAAAAACTAGGAGAATAATTGTCAGTAGATAATTATAAATGGGCAATATTAACAATGATCAATTAAGAAATATGGAGGAAGCAATAAGTGATAGATTTTAAAAATGAAGCAGACGCTATAAAAGAGGAATTAATTAAAATAAGAAGAGATTTGCATGAGCATCCAGAGCTTGGCTTTGAAGAAGTGAGAACTTCTAAGGTGATCAAGGCTTTCTTGGAGGCAAATGGAATACAATATATTGAAGTGGCTAAAACAGGTGTATGTGGAATTATAAAAGGAACTAAAGAAGGCAATAATAAAACGGTAGCTTTAAGAGGAGATATTGATGCTCTTCCTATTAAAGATGCGAAAACCTGTGAATTTAAATCTAAAATAGATGGGAAAATGCATGCCTGTGGACATGATGCACATACGACAATTCTTATGGGGGCTGCAAAGTTATTAAATGATCATAAGGATGAATTTTCTGGGAATGTAAAGTTATTATTTGAACCGGCTGAAGAAACAACGGGGGGAGCTACTCCTATGATAAATGAAGGAGTTTTAGAAAATCCAAAGGTTGATTGCGTTCTTGGACTTCATGTAGATGAAGAAACTGAATGTGGAACTATTAAAATAAAAAAAGGTGTTGTAAATGCAGCTTCAAATCCATTCAACATTAAGATTACAGGACAAGGAGGACATGGGGCCTCACCTCATACTACTGTTGATCCAATTGTGATTGCAAGTCATATTGTAGTAGCACTTCAAACAATAGTTAGCAGAGAAATAGCTCCTGTAAATCCTATTGTTATAACAGTTGGAACTTTACAGGCTGGAACAGCTCAGAATATTATTCCAGGGGAAGCAACCTTAAGTGGAATGATTAGAACTATGACTAAAGAAGATAGAGCCTTTGCAGTAAAAAGATTAAATGAAGTAGTAAATGGAATTGCTCAAATGTCTAGAGCAAAGGCAGAAATAAAAGTAGATGAAAGTTATCCGTGTCTTTATAATGCTGATGAATTTGTAGATTTAATTTGTGATAGTGCAACAGAAATTATAGGGAGAGAAAATGTTATAGAGCAAAGAGCTCCTAAAATGGGGGTTGAAAGTTTTGCTTACTTTGCTAATGAAAGGCCAAGTGCATTTTATTTCTTAGGTTCAGGAAATAAAGAAAAAGGAACTACTGAACCTGCTCATAGCAATTTGTTTAACATTGATGAAGATTGCCTTACCATAGGGGTTTCTATTCAAGCGTTAGCAGCTTATAATTATTTAGCTAAATAAGCAAAGAGAAATTAGGATAATAGACATAGCAATGTTCAGTGGTCAAGGATCAGTGTTCAATTGTCAGTCAATCATTGACCTGGGACAGTTGAATATTGATAATTGACCATTTATGCCTTATTAGAGTGTTCGGAAATATTAGAATTGACAAGGTGTGATTAAAAAGGTAAAATTCACAAGGATGATTAAATGAAAAATGTCAATTGAAAACTATAAAATTGAAATTGTTAACCATAAAACTGAAAAGCAACAACTGCAAACATAGAAACAATAACTAGTAAACTGACCAACTGCAACAGAAACTCTAAATTGTAGATTGTGATCTATAAACTGCAACTGTAAATTGTGAAATACAACTGTGAATTGTAGACTGAACAACTACAACTGTTAACTGTAAATTGTAAACTGTAAACTGTAAACTGAACAAAAGGTGGGATTATATTTGAAAATAGAAATAGGTCCAAATGAGGCGGGCCAGAGATTAGATAAATTTTTAAGAAAATTATTAAAGGATGTACCATTAAGTGCTATCTTTAAGGCTTTAAGAAAAAAAGATATCAGAGTAAATGGTAAAAAGCAAAATGAAAAATATTTCCTAGAAGAAGGAGATATCGTTGAAATTAAATACATACAAAGCAATAAAGAAGACAAATCTGAAAAATTCATAAAAGTTGATCCTAAAAGAATTAAAATTGTATATGAAGATGAAAATGTGTTAATAATTGAGAAGTGGCCTGATGTATTAGTGCATTCAGATAATAAGGAGAGTCAGGAACCTAATCTTACAGATTATGTACTTTCATACTTAAATGAAAAAGGTGATTATATACCAGAGAATGAATTGACCTTTACACCAGCAGCATGTAATAGGCTTGATAGAAATACAGCTGGAATGGTTGTCTTTGGGAAATCCTTTGAAGGATTAAAATGTATTAACGAAGCTATAAGAGAAGATGAAGTTAAAAAATATTATTACACTCTAGCAAAAGGAAAAATAAGAGATGGACTTCATGAAGCTTATATCTTAAAAAATCCTGAAACTAATATTTCAAAGATATATGAAACAGAAGTTCCGGGATCTAAAAAAATTGCAATGAAAATAACTACAGTAGAAACTAATGGTGCTTATTCCCTTATAGATATTAATTTAATTACAGGAAGAAGTCATCAAATTAGGGCTCATTTAGCTCATTTAGGAAACCCTATTATTGGAGATAATAAATATGGAGATAAGAAACTAAATTCATTTTTTGAAAATAAATATGGTTTAAATTATCAATATTTATATGCATACAAATTAAATTTCAGACAAATTAATGGTAAGCTTGAATATTTAAGAAATAAGACTATTGCAGTTGCATTACCTCCAATACTTAAAAAAATAAAGCAAGATGTATTTAAATTTTCACTTTAACAGGAGGTAATTATGGAAGAGAAGTCGACCAGCAGTAGTAAAGGCTTTTTAATTCTTTCAGTTGCTGGGCTTTTAACGAAAGTAATATCAGTATTTTACATACCTCTTCTTCAAAGAATAATAGGGCTTAACGGCTATGGAATATATCAAAACTGTTATGAAGTATTTTTATTTGCTTATGCAGTTACAAATTTAGGTACTCAGCCAGCTATAGCAAAAGTAGTGGCAGAACTTACGGCATTAGGAAAACCTAATGATGCTGTGAGGGCTCTTAAAATATCGCGGACTATTTTAGCAGTAGTAGGAGCAGTTATAACAATATTTTTGATGTTATTTGCATTTAATATTGGAGATGCTATTGGAAATCCAGATGCATCCTATGGAATATTAATGCTAGCTCCAAGTATATTTGTTACAACGCTTTTATCATCTTATAGAGGATATTTTCAAGGTAGACATAGTATGACTGCTATAGCCGTATCTCAAGTATTAGAGCAAGTTATCAATATTGCTGTAAGCTTAGCATGTGCATATTTCTTAGTTAAAATAAGTATTAAATATGGTAGTGCTGGAGGTACAATTGGTACTTCGGTTGGAGCAGCAGTAGCCTGTGTTTACATGGTTTATATTTATAGCCGAAATAATTATGAAGAAGAATCTATTGAAGAACAAAAAGATAACAAAAGAGTAAGGACAAGGCATATAATTAAAAAATTAATTAGATATGGGTTGCCAATTACATTGACTTCAGGTCTTCAAAATTTCGGAAGCTTAGTTGATATGGTTAATGTAAATAGTAGACTGGCGTTTGCAGGCTTTAGTATGGAACAAGCTCAAATGCTTTATGGTGTACTAGGTAGGTATAAAACTTTGTTATCAGTTCCGCTTATAGTTGTAACAGCGCTTGGAACAACTGTTTTGCCAACTATAGCAGCAGCTATGGCCTTAAGGGATAAGAAAGAAATAAGGAGAAAGTCTTCTTTTGCCTTTAGATTAACTTTTATAATAACAATACCAGCAGCTGTAGGGCTTTCTGCTATGGCAAAGGAAGTTTTTGAATTACTATATGGAACAGAACAAGGATTTAATTTAATGGTAATAGGTTCAGTAGTACTAGTGCTTATGGCTGTTGTACAAATACAAACCGTTATACTTCAAAGTATGAACAAGCTTTATTTTGTCCTTGGTACTTTTTGTATAGGTATAATTGCTAAAATAGCTGCAAACTATATCTTAGTTGGAATACATGATATAAATATTCTAGGAGTAGTTGCAGGTAACTTTTTGTGGTTTGTAATACCAATGATTTTAAATCAAAGAGCTTTAAAGAAAGCTCTTAGGGTGAAAATTCCACTATTTAGAAATATGCTTCAACCACTTTTTGCGTCAGCAATAATGGCATTAGTTATATATATACTTAAAACACCAACAAATATATTAATTACAATTACAAATGGAAATATGGCATTGAAATTAATATCAACAATAATTATTATTTCTGTTTCAGGGTTTGCTTATTTATACATAATGATATTATTTGGAGGAATTAGAAAGAGTGATGTAGATGCTATTTCTGTAAGGATTTATAACTATCTTCCTAGATTCCTAAGGAAAAAACTTAAATAATTATAAGTGATCAACTTAAATAATGCTCAATTATCAATGTGTACATATGTATTGATAATTGAGCATTTATTATTGATAATTAATTATTAAACCTAGGATTATTGTTTAGATAGTTCTAGGTTTTATTCATTTTCTCCGAAAGTTCCAAGGTAAACAAATATTGAGAAAACAAGGCCCATGATAATGAAATTATTTATAATTAAGGAGTGAGTATATATATGTTTTGAAAAAATATTTATAATTAAAAAAGTTAAAAAACCAAGCATTAAATATATTATAATATTAGATTTGTTTAAATTAAGATTAATATGTTTCTTAACCTCATGAAGATTAAGGATGAATCCAATAGTGCAGGCTATTAGCATGGTTATACTATATCCAAAAATATTAATTGAAGGAATACCTGTAAAGATAAATAAGCATATCAATTCAATTATAGCTTCAATTAAGGAGTTTCTTAGAATAATACCTTGTCTATTTAGTCCATTCAAAATTCCAAACATAGTTATTGCAGGAAAAAATATTGGTGAAGTTAGGGAAGCAAATCTTATATATTGTCCCAAATCAGATCTGCTATAAAACATTTCTCCCAAGGAATTTGGGATTACATTACAAATTATCGAAGTTGCTATTCCAAGTAAAAAAGCAACTTTTAACACTTTTTTAATTCTAATGGAAGCTTCATATTGTTTACCTAATACCAAGGATTGAGAAAGATCTGGGATTAGTAAGGTATTAATTGTAGTAACAATAATTAATGGTATCATAATTACGCTAAGAGCCATTCCAGTATATTTTCCAATCATAGATAAAGCTGTAGGATAATTAAAACCAGCAGCAAGTAACCGTCTAGGAACAATTAAGGTAGATAAAGTTCCTAAAATATTAGTTAAAAAGCCATTTAGACATAAAGGAAGTGCTATCACTATGACATCAAAAAGAAGCTGAACTCTACTTTCTGTTCGTTCTTTTGATAAAGGCATTTTTTTGATTGAATATTTATAATAAATATATAAAAAAAATAAACTTTGAAATTCGCCTATACATAGTGCAACTGTAGCAAGTGTAACCATGCTTTCAAGGGTTTGAGCTTTGGTTAAGAAAATAAGAAGGCTTACAGTTAAAATTCTCATAGCTTTTTCAAAAATATCAATTATAGCTGGAACTGTAATTTTTGAAGTTCCATAAAAGTAACCCTTTAGAATATTAGAAATTGCTATACATACCATAGCAGGACAAATTACTTTTATTGCACTTATAGTTCTAACGTCATTAACTCCATATTTGCCTATGACTGGGGCTGATAAAAAAACAATAATACCAATTAAGAAAGCCCAAGATATATTAAACAATGAAACAATTCTAATGGTCTTGACTATGTTTTGATGTTCACCCTTTTGATTGTAAACAGCAGTTATTTTAGAAATTGATGCAACGATACCAGCAGTCATAAGACATATAAATAAATTGTAAATAGGCATAACAAGATTATACAAACCCATTCCCTCAGCACCTAAAACTTTAGAAAGGTATATAGAAAAAATAAAGCCAAGGATCCCAGTGGTTATATTTGAGGCTATAAGTAAAAAAGAATTTTTTAAAAAATTGTCATTAGGCAAAATTATTTCACTCCTTTAAGCTTGGCACAATGCAAAAAATATGTAATACTTAT
The window above is part of the Clostridium saccharoperbutylacetonicum N1-4(HMT) genome. Proteins encoded here:
- a CDS encoding ATP-dependent helicase, yielding MGVNLDKYQMSAVKAEERNALIVAAPGSGKTTVIINKVDHLVENKKVPNGNIIVITFTKAAAQNMKNRYEAAFNKNRSPFFGTFHGLFYKILLRSGKNIEIIDGSIVHKIVSNVLMKYFDEINEDKVKEAVNNISLFKTSRVPLSEFKSSLAKEIFIEALEKYEDYKKENNKRDFDDLAIEVLEMLQRDENMLESYRKLFRYVLVDEFQDCDEMQVDFLKLINDGKENSLFAVGDEDQCIYSFRGSKPEYMVSFDKIFKNGKKYYLSVNYRSKMNIVDKSKEIIRFNKERNNKEIHWNREAEGIIKWFNPYNEKMQGESLADIIEKNRSLGTPYEDNAILYRTNIESMTIIEVLAKRKIPFTLLDREYNFFENFICKDLIAYLKLSINQFDLESFIQIINKPFRYISKGNIAYIKNYAKEENPFDILISKEDIPPFQKKKFDDLRKEINYLNKISLSAAISCIITDLGYMEHLKGYAKKLNQSIEDLEDIIEEFKVAAEGSKTIFEFLSHIEEVKQSIEESKKKTKREGVILSTIHGVKGMEFKNVYVINCVEETIPHANSIKDNIEEERRLFYVGVTRAIDNLYLFSPRNRKGQFKEVSRFIIEGKLNDLPVDTFGYEVGNKVAHRTYGVAEIAELDEKDNDKIKLKFGDGTFRSFSLKVLVDNNLIERAE
- a CDS encoding cell division protein FtsA: MELKRFNQKDIIFALDIGTRSIIGTVGIIKDKKFQVVCEKYLEHEERAMVDGQIHDITLVASVVQKVKSYLEEELQIQLNEVSIAAAGRFLRTIDVKTELELNEDEEVNKEIVRGLELSAVKKAEEEISAVTEGKLYCVGYSVKNYYLNGFLISNLIGHKGENIGAEAIATFLPRSVIDSLYAVMNRVNLKVVNLTLEPIAAMEAAIPKNLRLLNIALVDIGAGTSDIAISSKESISAYGMVPMAGDEVTETIVQEYLVDFNTAENIKRSIVNEKEVTYIDVLGMENTVLSENVFKLINSIVTKTADEISKKTLELNGGKAPSAVFLVGGGAHTPGILEAISEKLNLPPQRIAIKDRQAVIECISDNKLGSAGVTVLGIALTALRSMGNDFIDVILNNDVISLFNSHKHTIMDVLLQAGINPSLLISKNGKSARFNYNGCKRIVFGEYGTNAKITINGEEATLETEVKANDNINLEYAQNGRDAAPKLSEHIRNINSIAINLGDEIINIDPIILVNEKPETINYIIKNNDDIRVFLPTKVSEFKKYVLKEKVNLIKDDMPLEDDYELIEGDYIIKEVVEVDEIETVQENIVNDDKEFDGFEEEATIELDKEVIDSSSKKEPAIINDGFHSITVTINGENKILMGKSEYVIVDIFDYIDFNLTIAQGIINLTLNGEKAAYTAKLKEGDVVEVFWSKN
- a CDS encoding M20 metallopeptidase family protein, with protein sequence MIDFKNEADAIKEELIKIRRDLHEHPELGFEEVRTSKVIKAFLEANGIQYIEVAKTGVCGIIKGTKEGNNKTVALRGDIDALPIKDAKTCEFKSKIDGKMHACGHDAHTTILMGAAKLLNDHKDEFSGNVKLLFEPAEETTGGATPMINEGVLENPKVDCVLGLHVDEETECGTIKIKKGVVNAASNPFNIKITGQGGHGASPHTTVDPIVIASHIVVALQTIVSREIAPVNPIVITVGTLQAGTAQNIIPGEATLSGMIRTMTKEDRAFAVKRLNEVVNGIAQMSRAKAEIKVDESYPCLYNADEFVDLICDSATEIIGRENVIEQRAPKMGVESFAYFANERPSAFYFLGSGNKEKGTTEPAHSNLFNIDEDCLTIGVSIQALAAYNYLAK
- a CDS encoding pseudouridine synthase; its protein translation is MKIEIGPNEAGQRLDKFLRKLLKDVPLSAIFKALRKKDIRVNGKKQNEKYFLEEGDIVEIKYIQSNKEDKSEKFIKVDPKRIKIVYEDENVLIIEKWPDVLVHSDNKESQEPNLTDYVLSYLNEKGDYIPENELTFTPAACNRLDRNTAGMVVFGKSFEGLKCINEAIREDEVKKYYYTLAKGKIRDGLHEAYILKNPETNISKIYETEVPGSKKIAMKITTVETNGAYSLIDINLITGRSHQIRAHLAHLGNPIIGDNKYGDKKLNSFFENKYGLNYQYLYAYKLNFRQINGKLEYLRNKTIAVALPPILKKIKQDVFKFSL
- a CDS encoding putative polysaccharide biosynthesis protein, which produces MEEKSTSSSKGFLILSVAGLLTKVISVFYIPLLQRIIGLNGYGIYQNCYEVFLFAYAVTNLGTQPAIAKVVAELTALGKPNDAVRALKISRTILAVVGAVITIFLMLFAFNIGDAIGNPDASYGILMLAPSIFVTTLLSSYRGYFQGRHSMTAIAVSQVLEQVINIAVSLACAYFLVKISIKYGSAGGTIGTSVGAAVACVYMVYIYSRNNYEEESIEEQKDNKRVRTRHIIKKLIRYGLPITLTSGLQNFGSLVDMVNVNSRLAFAGFSMEQAQMLYGVLGRYKTLLSVPLIVVTALGTTVLPTIAAAMALRDKKEIRRKSSFAFRLTFIITIPAAVGLSAMAKEVFELLYGTEQGFNLMVIGSVVLVLMAVVQIQTVILQSMNKLYFVLGTFCIGIIAKIAANYILVGIHDINILGVVAGNFLWFVIPMILNQRALKKALRVKIPLFRNMLQPLFASAIMALVIYILKTPTNILITITNGNMALKLISTIIIISVSGFAYLYIMILFGGIRKSDVDAISVRIYNYLPRFLRKKLK